The genomic window GCAGAACCTGACCCTGCACAGCAGCACCGATGACGCCACGATCGTGTACTCCAAGCACAAGACGTTGCCGGACGGCACCAAGGACACCTTGATCATGGTGGTCAACGTGGATCCGCACAGCGCCCGCGAAAGCACGGTTTCGCTGAATCTTGCCGCCCTGCAACTGGACCCGGGCGACCTCAACGAGGACGGCCGGTTCTGGGTGGATGACCTGATCACCGGCCAGAGCTGGGAGTGGGGCGAGCACAACTACGTCCGGCTGGATGCCCATGGTGAACCCGCGCACATCCTGAGCATCCGGAGGCAGCCTTAGTGAGTTTTTCTCCGCAGAACCCGAGCCAGTACTTCACTCCGAAGAACACCTTCGAGTTGAACGCCCCCGGTCTCCAGCATGATCCACACTGGTACCGGAAGGCAGTCTTCTACGAGGTACTGGTGCGGGCCTTTGCGGATGCCAACGGGGATGGTTCCGGTGATTTCCATGGCTTGATCGAGAAACTGGACTACCTGCAGTGGCTGGGCGTCGACTGCCTGTGGTTGCCGCCGTTCTTCCACTCCCCGTTGCGCGATGGCGGCTATGACATTGCGGACTACACCTCGGTCCTGGACGAGTTCGGCACCATCAGCGACTTCAAGCGGCTGGTGGCCGAGGCCCACGCCAGGGGCGTTCGGGTCATCATCGACCTTCCGCTGAACCACACCTCGGACCAGCATCCCTGGTTCCAGGAATCCCGCAAGGACCCCACGGGCCCCTATGGAGATTTCTACGTATGGAGCGATACGGACGAGAAGTACCAGGACGCCCGCATCATCTTCGTTGACACCGAGGAATCCAACTGGACGTTCGATCCCATCCGGCGCCAGTTCTTCTGGCACCGTTTCTTCTCCCACCAGCCGGACCTGAACTTCGAGAACCCCAAAGTCATTGAGGCCCTCTATGACGTGATCCGGTTCTGGCTGGACCAGGGGATCGATGGCTTCCGTGCGGATGCCATTCCGTACCTGTTCGAGGAAGACGGCACCAACTGCGAGAACCTGCCGGCAACACACACTTTTCTGCAGGATCTTCGCCGCATGGTGGACGCGAATTATCCCGGCCGGGTGATCATTGCCGAGGCCAACCAGCCGCCGCATGAAGTGGTGGAGTACTTCGGCACGGAGGAAGCGCCTGAGTGCCATATGGCGTTCCATTTCCCCATCATGCCCAGGCTGTACTACGCCCTCCGGGACCAGAAAGCCGCTCCGATCATCGAGACCTTGCGGGACACTCCGGAAATTCCCAAGGGTGCCCAGTGGGGGACGTTCCTTCGCAACCACGATGAACTCACGCTGGAGATGGTGCCGGCCGAGGAACGGGCCGCCATGCTGGGATGGTATGCCCCTGATCCCCGGATGCGGGCAAACATCGGCATCCGGCGGAGACTGGCGCCGTTGCTGGACAACTCCCGTTCCGAGATCGAACTCATCAATGCCCTGCTTCTTTCCCTTCCGGGCAGTCCCTTCCTGTACTACGGGGACGAGATCGGCATGGGGGACAACATCTGGCTCGATGACCGCGATGCCGTCAGGACTCCGATGCAATGGAACCCGGATCGCAATGCGGGGTTCTCCGGAGCTGATCCGGGCAAGCTGTACCTTCCGGTCATCCAGTCCCTGGTTTACAACTACAGCATGGCCAACGTTGAGGCCGAGGCCGCGCACTCCGGTTCACTGCTGCGCTGGACCCGGCAGATCCTCAGTGTCCGCAAGAACCATCCGGTGTTCGGCCTGGGCGGCTTCCGGCACATCGAGGCCGACCATGAAGTGGTGCTGGCCTACGTACGGGAATTGCCGGCGGGCAACCCCGAGGGCGAGGACGCAGAGACCATTTTGTGCGTCTTCAACCTCTCCCAGCACCCA from Arthrobacter sp. StoSoilB20 includes these protein-coding regions:
- the treS gene encoding maltose alpha-D-glucosyltransferase, with amino-acid sequence MSFSPQNPSQYFTPKNTFELNAPGLQHDPHWYRKAVFYEVLVRAFADANGDGSGDFHGLIEKLDYLQWLGVDCLWLPPFFHSPLRDGGYDIADYTSVLDEFGTISDFKRLVAEAHARGVRVIIDLPLNHTSDQHPWFQESRKDPTGPYGDFYVWSDTDEKYQDARIIFVDTEESNWTFDPIRRQFFWHRFFSHQPDLNFENPKVIEALYDVIRFWLDQGIDGFRADAIPYLFEEDGTNCENLPATHTFLQDLRRMVDANYPGRVIIAEANQPPHEVVEYFGTEEAPECHMAFHFPIMPRLYYALRDQKAAPIIETLRDTPEIPKGAQWGTFLRNHDELTLEMVPAEERAAMLGWYAPDPRMRANIGIRRRLAPLLDNSRSEIELINALLLSLPGSPFLYYGDEIGMGDNIWLDDRDAVRTPMQWNPDRNAGFSGADPGKLYLPVIQSLVYNYSMANVEAEAAHSGSLLRWTRQILSVRKNHPVFGLGGFRHIEADHEVVLAYVRELPAGNPEGEDAETILCVFNLSQHPVAATLDIPEFAGRGLRDIFGGQPFPAVGDNGHLTVMLGSHSFYWLRVRSAFSNPSSPFTQAIPVVTSKG